The DNA region ACATATTATTTTTCCCGGGCCGCGCTGGTGGATTTGGGCGAAACCTGGCTGGATACCCGGCTGTCGGAAGCACAGGTCATTGTCTCATCCCAGGAAAAAATGCTCCGGGATTACGGGCTGTCGGAAATTCCGGCCAGTATCACCAAAGCGAAGATGGACTCGATGGCGGGAATTGCCGATATCGGCGTGGGAAAACAGGGATTCATCTGTATCGTCACCCGAAAAGGCCGGATGGTGTTTCATCCGGACAACCAGCAAATCAATACCTGGATAGACGACACGGCCTGGTTCAGGGAGCTTTTGAACGGGGCCCTACGGCTGCAAATGCAAATGGGCGGGCAAACCGTGCTGGCCAGGTTCACCTATTTTCAACCCTGGGACTGGTATCTTCTGGCCGTGGACCCCATGCAGGAAATATACGGGGTGGCCGACCGCATGCGGCCTTTTCTGTATGCCATGGCCATGATTGCAGCGGTGATCATTTCTTTGGCCCTGATGCTGATGACCCGGCGGTTGACCCGTCCTCTGAAGGATCTGGTCCGGGGGGCGGACCGCATCGGCAAAGGCGATCTGGATACCCGGATTCCGGTCCAGTCCAAAGATGAGTTCGGGCACCTGGCCACCAAATTCAATGAAATGACGATTCAGCTCCAGGAAACGCTCACAGCCTTGAAACAGTCCCACCAGGAACTGGAAAACCGGGTGGCGGAACGAACAAAAAACCTGACCTTGATGAATCAGGCATTGAACAACGAAGTGCTCGTGAGAAAACAGAAAGAACAGGAACTCAAAAAAGCCAACCAGGCCAAAAATGAATTTTTAGCCAACATGAGCCACGAGATACGAACACCGATCAATTCGGTTATCGGCTTCAGTGAAGTGCTGTCTGCCATGGTGTCGGATTCCCAGCAGAAAAATTATCTTCAGGCCGTGATCACGGCGGGCAGACATCTGCTGGCCTTGATCACGGATATGCTGGATCTGTCCAAAATCGAGGCGGGGAAAATCGCCATCCATGTGACCCCCGTATCCTTACCCACCTTGTTTCAAGAAATTCATGACCTGTTCAAGGTCAAATTGTCCCGGAAACATCTGACATTTTCCATTCATCTGGACGACCTTCTGCCCAGGTACCTGCTGTTAGACGAAATGCGCCTTCGCCAGGTGCTGACCAATCTGGTGGGAAATGCGTTTAAATTCACGGAAAGCGGACAGATCCGCTTGTCAGCAAAAATTCTGAACCGCCCGTCCACTGACACCGTGGACCTGATGATCCGGGTCCGGGATACGGGAATCGGCATTTCCAAAGACCAGCAGGCGTTAATTTTCGAATCTTTTGAACAAGGGCATAAGGATATTACCAGAAAATACGGGGGCACGGGTCTGGGACTGGCCATCAGCCGGCAGCTGGTGGAACTGATGAAAGGCCGCATCCAGGTGGACAGCCGGCCGGGCATTGGCAGCTGCTTTGAAATTGTTCTGCCCGGCGTGATCATCAGCCGAACCGG from Desulfotignum phosphitoxidans DSM 13687 includes:
- a CDS encoding ATP-binding protein, with protein sequence MKTYGKILLTTLPLVIISLWVVVETTYYFSRAALVDLGETWLDTRLSEAQVIVSSQEKMLRDYGLSEIPASITKAKMDSMAGIADIGVGKQGFICIVTRKGRMVFHPDNQQINTWIDDTAWFRELLNGALRLQMQMGGQTVLARFTYFQPWDWYLLAVDPMQEIYGVADRMRPFLYAMAMIAAVIISLALMLMTRRLTRPLKDLVRGADRIGKGDLDTRIPVQSKDEFGHLATKFNEMTIQLQETLTALKQSHQELENRVAERTKNLTLMNQALNNEVLVRKQKEQELKKANQAKNEFLANMSHEIRTPINSVIGFSEVLSAMVSDSQQKNYLQAVITAGRHLLALITDMLDLSKIEAGKIAIHVTPVSLPTLFQEIHDLFKVKLSRKHLTFSIHLDDLLPRYLLLDEMRLRQVLTNLVGNAFKFTESGQIRLSAKILNRPSTDTVDLMIRVRDTGIGISKDQQALIFESFEQGHKDITRKYGGTGLGLAISRQLVELMKGRIQVDSRPGIGSCFEIVLPGVIISRTGKQTQKAFDTVSLKMDRSAPEPVLSESLIQQAINRHPDLKHQMFATIFPLLPGTQDGVKMSDAQTIADHFISLGREFDLNAFTQFGQNLSDDVQAFDVENIAPSLARIAVLFQRIQEN